The region AGGGGATGGACTTTGTGCGAGAGGTGGTGACGAACCACGCGGTGAGTGGGGGCACAacgggggagggcacagccttcctctccctcagCAGGTTGGGAGTGCAGCCCAACCTGGTATCAGCTCCTCCCTCATCAATTGCTCCCTCCCATTGTAATCTTACATCAGACCCCTCCAGCTCACCTTGGAATACTCTTCCCGATTCCAACTCCAATGCCGACTAATCTTTCAGGTGTTAGCTAAGTGGTCACCTCCTCTAGGAAGCCCTCCTTGAGCCCACGGGCTGTATTCCTGCAGCCTCTACTTCAGCACCTTCACAGCAAGTTAAAACTGCTTTGCTGTGCCATCTGTCCCACTAGATTGAGAAGCCCCTCAGGCCAAGACTCTCTTTATCTCTAAACTCTGGCCTCAGTACTGGAATGAATGGACTTCCTTCCCTGCCCCGCCGCACAGGGCTTCCTCACCATCGCGGCTGACCTCCACTTTGCCAAAGGGCTGCGAGAGGTGATTGAGAAGAACCGGCCTGCGAACACCATGGACTCCGGGGTACCCAGCGCCCCACCACCCTCCactgcagctgcctgagccctcAACCCCGCCCCTGGCAGTTGCATTCAGGACCAATGCCTCTTATCCCCTCCTTCACCCCCTCACAGCTTACAGTACCCTCTTTAACCCCCAGTGCCACAGAGAAGAAGAGGAGGTTGTAAATGGTACCAAGTTTAATTCCATAATTACACTCAGTCCATCAATTACAGTCTGTCCAACCTCCCAGTGGGCTGTCCTGGCTCTACTGTGTTCCTGGGGTGGCATCAATGCGTTAAGGGCATTGTTTAAgcagggaggggaccaggcccTACCCGGCAGGAATAAAGTGCTAAGTCCCTCACTGCCCTGCAGGGCATTTTGCATTAGGGAGGCCTCCCTTCTagcaggagaggctggagggGCTGCCCGTGGTCATCAGTATGGCTGCTTATTCAGGAAGCGGGAGAACATGGTGAGGGCAGCCTGTGGCTTGTCGGTGGGGACCATGTGTCCAGCGCCCTGAGGAGCAAAGCTTTGTAAGACCCCTCCCTTGCCCTGGGGGCTTCCTTCATCCCATTGGACCCCCGCCAAGGAGgctcctcctccacccaccctgccccAAACCTTCCAATCttcattcccctcccccactgcgaATACTTGCCCTTGGGGGGCCAGATGGAACCCAGCATAAAAGGAagtgggaaggaaagggaaaggacgGGTGGGTCCTGCCCCATCCCTCTCCAGCTAGCCCTCCCTCGCCAGGCCCAGGCCCTACCTTGATGGTGAGAAAGGCGATGTTGGAGAACTCCTTCACGAAGCCTGCGATCTGCTCCCCACTGTCCCCGTATTTCACTAACCAGGGCCGGCGCTGTACCTCCATCTGCCCCACCAGGAGAGAATTAGCAGCCGGCAGCCACCCGCCATTCCTGCTCACAGACACCGAACCTCAAGACCTTAGGGGCCGGGAACTCCTCCAGGTTTGCCCTGTCTGCCAGGAGTGCGCACCCTACCCCTGCACCAGCCTCGCCCTGCGGCCGACATCCCTGCCTTACCTTCTGGTTGAGGGAATCCACAAACCACTCATCCCCCAAGAAATTGCAGGCCATGTCCACATCTCCATTGTAGAGCAGGATCCGGTATTTCTGGAGCAGAGCAGGGGGAAAGTGGGAGGTCTGGAACAAGCCCAGGTCTCGGCCCTTACCAGGTTCAAGCCCTACCCGTAAGGGAATTCAAGGGGCCCAGCTAAACAGGATGGACCAGGAAATGCTTGTGCTTTCTGACTGCCTTCCTACGTGCCCAGTGCTCTATGAAATGCTTTACCTATAAAGGTAGATGCCATTATTAATTCCCATTTCACAGCAGGGGAAACCGAGTCTCAAGATATGTGAGAAATGGTCTAGGGTCACATGGCTAGTAAAGAAACTTGCACCCAGGCAATCTGACCCTCGGcccactctaaccactgtgcaTACAGACCTGGTCCCAACCTGGCTCTGCTAGTGTCGCCTAGGTGACCTTGGACAAGACCCTCTCCCACCCTGGACCCCCATTTGCCTATCGGTAACACAATCTGACTAGCTTTTCTCACCCTAAAGGCTTCTTGGCGAATGCAGACCCCTCAACCTCCTACACCagagcagcagggggtggggccaaagCCAGATTCAAATCCTGACCCTCCCAACTATAGGACCTCAGGCAAGTGACTTCACTTCGTGGAGTTTCAGCTCCCCGCCCCGTTTCCTCTGCCTTGCCACACTGCTCCAGGGCCCCTGAGGCTGCTGGTGCACCCAGCTGTGCTGCCCCTACTCACCTGCGCGGCAAGCAGCTTAAGGTACTGGGAATCCATGCTTTGGTAGAGACGGCGATACTGTATATTCACAAGGAAGCTGCAGGAGCACGCCGGCAGGCCCCGGGAAGACCAggcagggggagaaagagagtcAACAGATCAGACCTCCTGTCCTATCCCCAGGCTCTAGCCTAGGAGGCAGGCAGCTGGGACTCAGTCCCCGCCTGGGGCATGCCACTTCTCTAGCTGGGGCTGGGATTCAGAGGTCCTCAGTCCACTCCATTTAGAAATGCATAGGGACACTTTGGTTATCTCAATGACTGGATGCAACTGGCATTTAGAGCACAGTGGCTCGTAGGTGTGGGAACTACAGCATGTAACCATAGGGCATGGGCACTGACCAATCGAAAAGGGACCCAAGTGGCCCCTGCTGTGCCGCTCGCCACTTTTACTCACAGGGGGTCAACCGAGAGCTGAGCTGCTGGGGATGGCATTGGAGTGAGGGTGAGGGGGGAGCTGGGAGTGTGTCTACTTACTAAATGCCATGGAAATAACCCCTATTTTAACCACGTGGCCATTTAAGAATGAACTGGATGAAAATCAACTTAGGGTTTAAACACCCTGTAAAACAACTCACTGTTGCCCCGAGTGCCAAAAGATCCCGGGGAATTTTTCTGATGCCCACAAGCCCCACaggctgcccacccctgccattaGCAGCCACAGAGCCTCACTTGCACATGTCCCAGCCAGGCAGTTGCTCGGGGATGTGGAGGGCCTTCCGCACAAAAGGGTTGTTGAGGTAGGTGGAGGTGGCTGTGGTGTTGGTGCAGGGGGGGTCCAGGTGTACCCTATTCCCGGAACGCAGCAGTGCCTGAGGGGCTCAGACAGAGTCAGGATCTTCgcgtccctgccctgcccctccgccCCCAAGAGGAAGCTCAAACCCTTGCACACCTGATGCAACATCCGCTTGATTGGCAGGCGAGTGAAGATGTTGCCAAAATCCTGGACCACGACAGTATCCTTCTCATACCTGCAAGAGAAGTGGGGGGCTATGTGCTTGAGCATCAAGACGAGGCTGCGGTTGGCCCAACGGGCTCCCAGCAGCTCTTACCTTACATGGCCTGGCACCCCCCCAGCACATGGGGCGTAGAGGTTGTAGATGTTGAGACCAGAGCTGGCCACGATGTGAGACACTTCCTGGAGCTGCAAAGGCACACCGAGCCACCATGCTTTACGAAAACCTGGCTTCCCCGCGACATCATCAACTTGTCCCAAGATTTAGCGCTTTCCTACCTCACCCTGTCATTACCCTCCCCCTACTTTTTTCAcacatagggaaactgaggctcagtggaAGGAATcagccagacctgggttcaaatcctagtgcTCCTACTTCCTAGCACTGTGACTTCAACGTtcccggcctcagtttccttatctggaaaATGTGAATAATGTATCTCCCTTGAAGATTATATGAAGTGCCCTGACACCGTTCAGCAGTCCTGGCACAGGGCAGGTGGTTGATAAGAGAAGACCTTTCCCTCCTGGGGCGACAGGATTTACCCAGAAAATCACAGGAAGGGGTGATGGGTTGGCACCCATATTCATGTGTCCCAGAGAACCCCAACTGCTGAAGGACGCAGGATGGGACAACAataggggcgggggcagggagtcccccaggaggagatgtggtCCCGTTCCCGAACTGGGGGCACCAGGGATGACACGTGGTGGGGGCAGGACCTTACACTGTTCACACATTCTGGGTCTTTGTTGTCGTAGAAGTTGCACTTGTTTTGAGAGCAGCAGTGGGTCTGCAGGGAAGACCAGAGCCTGTATAGGAGATGAGAGTGAAAGTGCTTAGAGACCCACGGTGGGCAGGAAAGGCAAGAACCCCACTTTCTCCTTCCAACCTCCCGTGGTGACGACCCCAGGGGAGGAGGAAATATGTCACAGGGTATGGTATGTAGGTCCCCAACCTAGCTGCCCCTGGGCCATCCTTGGTCCCTTTAAATTCTAATCTCCAATCGTAGGCCTTTTAGCACCAGACCCTTCTAACAAACCCAGCCCCCATCTTCTGCTCATAAACCAGGGTAGGGCTCAGGATATTATGTGCCTGGAGGGTAGACCTGAGATCTTGGGGCCCTGTCCCACCCTGAAGACTGCCCAGCTTCCCCCTTCCCATACCTGTTCCCCAGGAGGCCATGGTAGTAGGCAAAATAGACGAGAGAGTTGTCATTCTGTTCATAGGAGGAGAGTCCATTGCCCACGGCCAGCCCCTGTGAAACAGTCAGGGCATCAGGCTCAGTGggagggtgaggagaaggagccaCCCTTGACCTACACCCAGACCTTCAGCAATATGGAAACTGAAACCCAGGGTGGTTTGTgggggtgtgtgggtgggggaggccacACAACATAGAGAACAGGGCTGGCAGCCTGACAGTGAGTTTCCTGTCACGGGAGGCTGCTCGTGGTAAGGGTGTTATGAAGGCGTCTGGGTTGGATGGGGAAGTTGACCTGTTTGACCTCCCTGAACAGGAAGCTATGACcacctttcccctttccccctgCAGCAGTCTTGCACCTGAAGGTTCATGCTGGGGTCCTGCATGACCAACACAGCCAGGGTGGGGATGTAGATGCCGGCATAGCTCTCTCCCGTCAGGAAAAGCTCATTGTCCTTGTACTCCGGGAAGAGGCGGAAGAAATCTTGAAGGGCCTCAAAATTACTCTGTGCGACCTGGGGATGGCAGGAGGGAGGGCATCCGGAGACTTTGGTATCTGAGCTGGAAAGAATCTCCAGATAATGACACCAACCCACCCTGTTTGTGCAAGAGGAAGTGGCTTCACAGTGACACGATCACACCGGGTAGCATTTAACAGCCAAAAATGGACTCCAAAGCCATGGTCTTTCCCTGTATCATGCCACCCTTAGAAAGCCAGGGAGGCTGGGCACACGGGCAGGACTCACCTCAGTGTCATTAGTTGCATAAAACTTGTCTTTGGAGTAGGAAAAGCCCACCCCGGCTGGGGACTCGAGGTACAGCACGTTGGCAATctagaggggaggaggaaagagctgAAGAGGGCGCCACACCCCGTCCAAGGGCCCAGATATCCCGCAGGACCCACAGCACCGCCCATACCAGGTTCCAAGAATAGGGGTTGTACTCCAGGGTGACACCATCTGGTTGGACCTGAGAAGGAAAGATATGGCTGATTAAGTCCCAAGAGCCAACTGGGTGGAGGCAAAGGGCCACCCTGTCAAGCCGATggtacagaaaaagaaacttagGCTCAGAAAAAAGGCACATGTTGGGACAAAAGTCCTTTTCTCCCTGTTCCCCGGCCTCTTCCTTTGGGAAtgtgccctccctctccttctcctgggTCATGGAGGAAAGAGCTGCTTTCCACTCACCAGGAAGGGGCCGTGCTCGGTGAGGAAGCCATCTAGGGAGCTGCAGCCCGGCCCTCCATTGAGCCAAAGCACCACAGGGCTGCTCTTGGGATCCTTCTGGGACTCCACGAACCTgggaggggtcaggcctgggtgggtgcaggtggaggggcctctcccagccctccctgcTGCATGGCTCCTTCAGGGATCCTcagaacccccaccccaccccgcagtCCTCTCCCCGGGTGGGCGCCCCTgtgcgctcccctcccccccgccctggGAGGGAGAGCCGCGGACCAGTAGTGGAGATGCTTGGAGCCCGAGCCTCTGAGGTAGCCCGAGTACTGGCGGAAAGATGGCTGCTTGGCCAGCCCGGGCAGACACTGGATCTCGTCTTGATCGGGGGCTGCCTCGCCTCGGGGCgaccagagcagcagcagcagcagcagcgggaagAACAGCGGCGACGGCGCGGCTCGGACCATCTGCGGAGGAAGCGGCGCCGGCTGTTTACCGGCTCCCTGGCTGCGCGCAGCCGTCCCCCGGAGGAGCTGGCGGCGCTCCCcggccccagctcccagcccggcCGCCCCCGCTCGCTCCGCGTGCCGCCGGGGCACCCGGGATCCCTCCCAGCCCCCGGCATCCCCTCACCTCAGCTCCCCCGCGTCCTTGTTTTCCAGGAGCAGTCGGGCGCCGGGAAGTCATGTGTACCCTGAGTCACGTGTGCCCCGGCGTC is a window of Myotis daubentonii chromosome 8, mMyoDau2.1, whole genome shotgun sequence DNA encoding:
- the CTSA gene encoding lysosomal protective protein — protein: MTSRRPTAPGKQGRGGAEMVRAAPSPLFFPLLLLLLLWSPRGEAAPDQDEIQCLPGLAKQPSFRQYSGYLRGSGSKHLHYWFVESQKDPKSSPVVLWLNGGPGCSSLDGFLTEHGPFLVQPDGVTLEYNPYSWNLIANVLYLESPAGVGFSYSKDKFYATNDTEVAQSNFEALQDFFRLFPEYKDNELFLTGESYAGIYIPTLAVLVMQDPSMNLQGLAVGNGLSSYEQNDNSLVYFAYYHGLLGNRLWSSLQTHCCSQNKCNFYDNKDPECVNSLQEVSHIVASSGLNIYNLYAPCAGGVPGHVRYEKDTVVVQDFGNIFTRLPIKRMLHQALLRSGNRVHLDPPCTNTTATSTYLNNPFVRKALHIPEQLPGWDMCNFLVNIQYRRLYQSMDSQYLKLLAAQKYRILLYNGDVDMACNFLGDEWFVDSLNQKMEVQRRPWLVKYGDSGEQIAGFVKEFSNIAFLTIKGAGHMVPTDKPQAALTMFSRFLNKQPY